A single region of the bacterium genome encodes:
- a CDS encoding DivIVA domain-containing protein produces MVRLELTDILHQEFKRAFRGYNRHEVSAFLEVVAENYTELNNENAALLQKIKLVENEMEHLRIQLNENEKMLQSYKHEMAKVERLMDSKIDADFILQKAKSESERIITESKKQADRIASETKFLLDQRSKVAAHLREYLKSQMALLGIIADSEEPLRTDSGTDVNIDTVTDAMETDSAHSKNSPSENAVDETSLELTQVDGIDSFLSDVELDDIPQELAHALSRYKDNEEPRLIDPEAQAKMQQMLDDLDAISEHATGMFKKADFHKMLGDDIHTRSEEMINQIYAELEKKKSLQKDNSNPEEKT; encoded by the coding sequence ATCGTGAGACTGGAACTGACCGATATATTGCATCAGGAGTTCAAGCGTGCGTTCCGTGGTTATAACCGCCACGAGGTATCTGCTTTTCTAGAGGTCGTGGCAGAGAATTATACCGAATTAAATAATGAAAATGCCGCTCTCCTGCAGAAAATCAAACTCGTTGAAAATGAAATGGAACATTTAAGAATTCAACTCAATGAAAACGAAAAAATGCTCCAGAGCTATAAACATGAAATGGCGAAGGTGGAGCGCCTGATGGATTCAAAAATTGACGCCGACTTCATCCTCCAAAAAGCCAAGTCCGAATCGGAACGCATCATTACAGAATCCAAAAAACAGGCTGACAGGATCGCCTCGGAAACAAAATTCCTGCTCGACCAGCGCTCAAAAGTGGCCGCCCATTTACGAGAGTATCTAAAGTCGCAGATGGCTCTGCTTGGAATCATTGCGGACAGCGAGGAACCGCTGCGCACGGACTCCGGCACAGACGTAAATATCGACACCGTAACGGATGCAATGGAAACTGATTCCGCCCATTCGAAAAACTCACCATCGGAAAATGCAGTGGATGAAACCTCTTTGGAATTGACACAAGTGGATGGCATTGATAGTTTTCTCAGCGATGTCGAGCTCGACGATATTCCCCAGGAACTTGCCCATGCGTTGAGCCGCTACAAGGATAACGAGGAGCCACGCCTAATCGATCCGGAAGCTCAGGCAAAGATGCAGCAAATGCTCGATGATCTCGATGCCATATCGGAACACGCGACGGGAATGTTCAAGAAGGCGGATTTTCACAAAATGCTCGGCGATGATATTCACACTCGTTCGGAGGAAATGATCAATCAGATCTATGCCGAACTTGAAAAGAAAAAATCATTACAAAAAGATAACTCCAATCCCGAGGAAAAAACATGA
- a CDS encoding FHA domain-containing protein, translating into MKRVYYLYQQVNGRNFRIEEGQEISFGRAFDNTIHVDDASVSRHHAVIKWKKSTMYITDLQSTNGTNVNGEKVQDNFYYELNYTDEVKIGNVAFKVLDEESVIEKNFENNLMPAKTIALDPEKPKRTLDKNDFENNP; encoded by the coding sequence ATGAAACGAGTGTATTATTTATATCAGCAGGTTAACGGCAGAAATTTCCGTATCGAAGAAGGGCAGGAAATTTCGTTTGGGCGTGCTTTTGATAACACGATTCACGTTGACGACGCCTCGGTATCGAGGCATCACGCGGTCATTAAATGGAAAAAAAGCACGATGTATATTACGGACCTGCAAAGTACGAATGGAACTAATGTGAATGGGGAAAAAGTTCAAGACAATTTTTATTATGAACTGAATTATACAGACGAAGTGAAAATCGGTAATGTCGCTTTCAAAGTATTGGATGAAGAGTCGGTTATAGAAAAAAATTTCGAAAATAATTTAATGCCGGCTAAAACCATCGCGCTTGATCCCGAAAAACCAAAACGAACATTAGATAAAAATGATTTTGAAAATAACCCGTAA
- a CDS encoding 2,3,4,5-tetrahydropyridine-2,6-dicarboxylate N-succinyltransferase encodes MNKLEMISAVESLYNSPAEEIKKDDALEVFYNFKKMLNSGDIRAAEKNDGHWRVNEWVKKGILVGFRIGKLTDMSIDGRFRFFDKDTYPLKNLVAKDNVRMVPGGSSIRDGCYVSPQTVIMPPAYINVGAFVDSGTLIDSHALVGSCAQLGKNIHLSAAAQIGGVLEPIGAMPVIIEDDVMIGGNCGIYEGTIVKTRAVIGAGVILTGGTPVYDLVTSSVYRKTKEEPLIIPEGAVVVAGTRPIVSNIFAREKNLSLYTPIIIKYRDEKTDVSTALEDMLR; translated from the coding sequence ATGAACAAACTGGAAATGATATCCGCCGTTGAATCGCTGTATAATTCGCCCGCCGAAGAAATTAAAAAAGATGACGCGCTGGAAGTCTTTTATAATTTCAAAAAAATGCTCAATAGCGGCGATATTCGCGCGGCAGAAAAAAATGACGGACACTGGCGCGTTAATGAATGGGTGAAAAAGGGCATCTTGGTGGGCTTTCGAATCGGCAAGCTGACCGATATGTCCATCGACGGACGATTCCGTTTTTTCGATAAGGATACCTATCCGTTAAAAAATTTAGTTGCGAAAGATAATGTACGAATGGTACCCGGCGGCAGCAGTATCCGCGACGGATGTTACGTTTCACCGCAAACGGTGATCATGCCCCCGGCGTACATCAATGTCGGCGCGTTTGTGGACTCCGGAACGCTCATTGATTCCCATGCACTTGTGGGCTCCTGCGCGCAACTAGGAAAAAATATTCATCTCAGCGCCGCGGCGCAAATCGGCGGTGTATTAGAACCTATAGGCGCCATGCCGGTAATCATTGAAGACGATGTGATGATCGGAGGCAATTGCGGCATTTATGAAGGAACCATTGTGAAAACCAGAGCGGTTATCGGCGCGGGCGTGATCCTGACCGGCGGAACACCCGTTTATGATCTGGTCACAAGTTCCGTCTACCGTAAAACAAAAGAAGAACCTCTCATTATTCCGGAAGGCGCGGTGGTTGTAGCGGGTACGCGCCCCATTGTATCCAATATTTTTGCAAGAGAAAAAAACTTATCATTGTATACGCCAATAATTATCAAGTACCGGGATGAGAAGACGGATGTCTCGACGGCGTTGGAAGATATGCTGCGATGA
- a CDS encoding TlpA family protein disulfide reductase: MKQIFIAMAVIFMMVSISSCGKKEAGLDGAVDFSITDLEGNSVKLSEYRGKTVLLNVWATWCAPCIKEIPDLKEIHAEYKDRNVVVLGVLLESQSPEAAKPMVVDQLQINYPTWYGDDAFAKQFQIQAFPTTIIIDKNGKMVSRNVGLQNKERFLNLLKAAGI; encoded by the coding sequence ATGAAACAGATATTTATTGCAATGGCGGTCATTTTTATGATGGTCTCCATTTCCTCTTGCGGTAAAAAGGAAGCCGGTTTGGACGGAGCAGTTGATTTTTCAATTACAGACCTGGAGGGGAATTCGGTTAAACTTTCTGAATATAGAGGCAAAACGGTATTACTGAATGTTTGGGCAACCTGGTGCGCTCCTTGTATCAAGGAAATTCCTGATCTGAAAGAGATACATGCGGAATACAAGGACAGAAACGTCGTTGTCTTGGGCGTTCTGCTGGAGTCGCAATCGCCGGAGGCTGCCAAGCCAATGGTAGTTGATCAACTGCAGATCAATTATCCCACATGGTACGGCGACGACGCCTTTGCAAAACAATTTCAGATTCAGGCGTTTCCGACGACTATAATTATTGATAAAAACGGAAAAATGGTCAGCCGTAATGTTGGGCTTCAGAACAAGGAACGATTCTTGAATTTGTTGAAAGCGGCGGGTATTTGA
- a CDS encoding YggS family pyridoxal phosphate-dependent enzyme has product MESNTTRHRVHATIQRIKDACRRVGRKHEDIQLIAVSKTYGVEEIKEALNAGIHHIGENKVQEAKEKLPILQKDKSLSHVQWHYIGHLQTNKVRQAVELFDIIHSVDSLRLAAEIDRRSYTKDKIMPVLIQVNTSREKPKYGIDPDDTLELVKQVSELKNLKIKGLMTIGALTAATANDTVKIRSYFKKLRELKEFIADQNIPNVDMHCLSMGMSNDFEIAIEEGATHLRIGTAIFGKRKRAVKSLLPAASNQMEEKS; this is encoded by the coding sequence ATGGAATCTAATACTACCCGGCATAGAGTACACGCGACTATTCAGCGTATTAAGGATGCGTGCCGACGCGTCGGCCGAAAGCACGAAGACATCCAATTGATAGCGGTTTCTAAAACGTACGGTGTGGAAGAGATCAAAGAAGCTCTAAATGCAGGCATTCATCACATCGGAGAAAATAAAGTACAGGAAGCAAAAGAAAAACTGCCCATACTGCAGAAAGATAAGAGCCTGTCCCACGTTCAATGGCACTATATCGGACACTTGCAAACCAACAAAGTTCGGCAAGCCGTTGAACTTTTTGACATCATACATTCCGTGGATTCATTGAGGCTTGCCGCAGAGATTGATCGAAGGTCCTATACCAAAGACAAAATTATGCCGGTTTTAATTCAGGTCAATACTTCGCGCGAAAAACCAAAGTATGGTATTGATCCCGATGATACACTCGAATTGGTCAAACAGGTTTCGGAACTTAAGAACCTGAAGATCAAAGGGCTCATGACTATCGGCGCACTGACTGCAGCCACAGCAAACGATACCGTTAAGATCCGCTCGTATTTCAAGAAATTACGGGAATTGAAGGAATTTATAGCAGATCAGAATATTCCGAACGTGGACATGCACTGCCTTTCCATGGGAATGAGCAATGATTTTGAGATTGCTATCGAAGAAGGCGCCACGCATCTTCGTATCGGAACGGCTATTTTCGGAAAGCGCAAGCGTGCAGTTAAGAGTTTGTTACCGGCCGCTTCTAACCAAATGGAGGAAAAATCGTGA
- the rlmN gene encoding 23S rRNA (adenine(2503)-C(2))-methyltransferase RlmN produces the protein MTTYSMTALYARGMYSIKIRIKMLARKGWKCYVTPMKVLTRNTDFTASVDSPVLAEKPNLLGMTLDELETFFISLGEKKFRGAQVFQWLYKYGAESFDDMTDISKTLRERLGEAAVIHHAAAIKTQQSGEKEAYATKKILFELTDGRKIESVFIPDDERRTVCISTQVGCAVGCEFCATGWMGFSRNLTVGEIVGQLIYIRKYIDPGISNVVFMGMGEPFLNYENVISAAQIIANEKGVGMAAKHITISTSGIIPKIYEYADAGHPYNLAISLNATTEEVRQRVMPITKKYPLTELLQAAKHFNSTRRNPVTLEYVLMADVNDSNADALRLKKLASELGRCKVNVIPYNPIEGPALKRPSQERIDYFMKLVSSIQSPLTLRRSRGTDISAACGQLAVKN, from the coding sequence TTGACAACGTATTCAATGACGGCCTTATATGCAAGAGGCATGTATAGCATCAAAATAAGAATCAAAATGCTTGCAAGAAAAGGGTGGAAATGTTATGTTACGCCAATGAAGGTCCTCACACGAAACACTGATTTTACAGCCTCTGTTGACAGCCCGGTTCTAGCTGAAAAACCGAATTTACTCGGTATGACGTTGGACGAACTGGAAACATTTTTCATTTCGCTGGGCGAAAAAAAATTTCGCGGCGCACAGGTTTTTCAATGGTTGTATAAATACGGCGCTGAGTCATTTGACGATATGACCGATATTTCGAAAACGCTGCGGGAGCGATTAGGAGAAGCGGCCGTGATTCATCATGCGGCAGCCATTAAAACGCAGCAATCGGGGGAGAAAGAAGCTTATGCCACTAAGAAAATCTTGTTCGAATTGACGGACGGCCGGAAGATCGAATCGGTATTCATTCCAGACGACGAAAGGCGAACGGTTTGCATTTCCACACAGGTTGGATGCGCCGTCGGTTGCGAATTCTGCGCAACAGGATGGATGGGGTTTAGCAGAAATCTAACGGTCGGCGAGATCGTCGGACAATTAATTTATATTCGGAAATATATTGACCCCGGTATTTCCAATGTCGTTTTTATGGGTATGGGCGAACCCTTTCTAAATTATGAGAATGTGATTTCGGCCGCGCAGATCATTGCTAATGAAAAAGGCGTCGGCATGGCGGCGAAACACATCACCATTTCTACCTCCGGTATTATTCCCAAAATTTATGAATATGCGGATGCCGGTCACCCTTATAATCTGGCGATAAGCCTGAATGCGACCACAGAGGAGGTGCGCCAGCGTGTAATGCCTATTACAAAAAAATATCCATTGACTGAATTGCTTCAGGCGGCCAAACATTTTAATTCCACCCGTCGAAATCCAGTTACGCTCGAATACGTCTTGATGGCGGATGTGAATGATTCTAACGCCGATGCGCTTCGGCTAAAAAAACTTGCGTCTGAGCTCGGGCGATGTAAAGTTAATGTTATACCTTATAATCCGATCGAAGGACCGGCTTTGAAGAGGCCGTCGCAAGAGAGGATTGATTATTTTATGAAGCTGGTTTCCTCTATTCAGAGCCCGTTGACCTTGCGGAGAAGCAGAGGAACGGATATCTCGGCGGCCTGCGGACAACTTGCAGTCAAAAATTAG
- a CDS encoding DUF255 domain-containing protein, with protein sequence MQTSFRLTLFLLVTTFFIQSEINGQLPQTVKLSVNISSVDAASFTLDVKAVIDPQYHIYGVEQLDGPVPTTVVTHLPAHIRLSGDLISPKGKKHFDEGFGIDVTWHSGTLVFKQPLEITGPLHTGDTIGVEFRYQACTESYCLPPKTVKATYSIPLSVISASQKINQTAATFTKNDAQNDKLIHNDQSAIKDTVLSFVKGNLAIESSDKTVLERTASYESLRSESLASFIGLAFLTGFLALLTPCVFPMIPITVSYFTKHSATSRFQAIKQSIVYILGIIVSFALFGWLMSLILGASGAQNFAANVWVNMTIGVLFVVFALSLFGVFEIRLPSFIVNFSQQHSDTGRTIGTLFAGVTFTLVSFTCTVQFLGLLMVASANGEWFLPVIGMLCFATAFSAPFFFLSLFPQYLANMPKSGSWLHATKIVMAFIEVAAAFKFFSNVDLVWDTQILTRPVLLSIWIVLFGISGFYLLGKIKFSEDDTVESVGAGRTGLGIFFLSLTTYLLSGLFGHPLQADLDSYLPPADYGAIHSVLSSAETDENEWIENYPAALARARETGKPLFIDFTGKTCTNCRLMEKTIFVREDVDELFGQMVLSRLWTDFGESQEMNQELQQKLVGSVALPFYVIIDPEENVLATFGGLERNPEIFKMFLKDGLEKMKITADIRKN encoded by the coding sequence ATGCAAACTTCTTTCCGGCTCACGCTTTTTCTTCTCGTGACCACTTTTTTTATTCAATCTGAAATTAACGGCCAGCTGCCGCAGACGGTAAAGCTCAGCGTGAATATAAGTTCAGTGGATGCGGCGTCATTTACACTTGACGTTAAAGCGGTAATTGACCCGCAATATCATATCTACGGCGTTGAACAACTGGATGGTCCGGTTCCGACGACCGTTGTGACGCATTTGCCTGCCCACATCAGACTGTCCGGCGATTTGATCAGCCCGAAAGGGAAAAAGCATTTTGATGAAGGATTTGGAATCGACGTAACTTGGCATTCGGGAACGCTTGTCTTCAAACAGCCGCTCGAAATCACGGGGCCGTTACATACCGGCGATACGATCGGCGTGGAATTTCGTTATCAGGCTTGCACGGAGTCTTACTGTCTCCCTCCGAAAACCGTTAAAGCAACGTATTCGATTCCGCTATCTGTCATTTCCGCTTCGCAGAAAATAAATCAAACCGCTGCCACCTTTACAAAAAACGACGCTCAGAACGATAAACTGATCCATAATGACCAATCGGCTATTAAAGATACCGTTTTGTCGTTTGTTAAAGGAAATTTGGCTATCGAAAGTTCAGATAAAACAGTTTTGGAGCGAACCGCTTCGTATGAATCGCTGCGTAGTGAGTCGCTGGCTTCATTTATCGGTTTGGCATTTCTGACGGGCTTTCTTGCGTTATTGACGCCTTGCGTATTTCCCATGATTCCGATTACAGTATCGTATTTTACAAAACATTCGGCAACGTCGAGATTTCAGGCGATCAAGCAATCGATAGTCTACATTCTCGGAATCATAGTTTCGTTTGCCCTATTCGGCTGGCTCATGTCGTTGATTCTTGGTGCATCCGGCGCGCAAAATTTCGCCGCAAATGTGTGGGTCAATATGACTATCGGGGTATTATTTGTCGTTTTTGCTTTGAGCCTGTTCGGTGTTTTTGAAATAAGGCTACCGTCGTTTATTGTAAATTTTTCTCAGCAGCACAGCGACACCGGGCGCACGATCGGAACGTTGTTTGCCGGAGTGACGTTCACTTTGGTTTCCTTTACCTGCACGGTTCAGTTTCTCGGCCTTTTGATGGTTGCCTCGGCCAATGGAGAATGGTTCTTGCCTGTGATCGGTATGTTATGTTTTGCGACGGCATTCTCAGCACCCTTTTTCTTTTTGTCTCTTTTTCCGCAATATCTTGCCAACATGCCAAAAAGCGGAAGTTGGCTGCATGCCACTAAGATTGTAATGGCGTTCATAGAAGTTGCCGCTGCGTTTAAGTTTTTCAGTAATGTTGATCTCGTTTGGGATACTCAAATCTTAACGCGGCCGGTCCTGCTTTCTATATGGATCGTATTGTTTGGCATCTCGGGTTTCTACTTACTCGGAAAAATCAAATTTTCAGAAGACGATACGGTGGAGTCCGTCGGCGCCGGCAGAACGGGTCTGGGAATATTCTTTTTAAGCTTAACAACTTATCTGCTGTCCGGGCTTTTTGGACATCCATTGCAGGCCGATCTTGATTCCTATCTTCCGCCGGCAGATTATGGAGCGATCCATAGTGTGCTTTCATCAGCAGAAACGGACGAAAACGAATGGATCGAAAATTATCCTGCAGCACTGGCACGGGCACGCGAAACGGGTAAACCGCTTTTCATTGATTTTACTGGGAAGACATGCACAAATTGCCGCTTAATGGAAAAAACAATATTTGTTAGAGAAGACGTAGATGAACTTTTTGGCCAAATGGTATTGTCGCGTTTATGGACGGATTTTGGCGAATCACAGGAAATGAATCAGGAGTTACAGCAAAAATTAGTCGGCAGCGTTGCCCTGCCGTTCTATGTGATCATTGATCCTGAAGAAAATGTGCTGGCAACTTTCGGCGGGCTGGAAAGGAACCCGGAGATTTTTAAAATGTTTCTGAAAGACGGATTGGAGAAAATGAAAATTACGGCAGATATTCGAAAAAATTGA
- a CDS encoding purine-nucleoside phosphorylase, with protein sequence MSSYLDQIQEAVLSIRKKTNMETPVGIILGTGLGGLALDIQKETEISYTDIPHFPLSTVESHAGKLIFGKLGGKNVVAMQGRFHFYEGYSMQQITFPVRVMKFLGVKTLLVSNACGGMNPQYVAGDIMIMDDHINLLGDNPLRGKNEDSLGPRFPDMSEPYSKKLSAMAEQIALEEKIKVQRGVYVAVMGPNLETRAEYRFLRYIGADVVGMSTIPEVIVANHMGIACLGFSIVTDECFPDSLQPVDIKKILKTAGETEPKMTAIMKKVVEKL encoded by the coding sequence ATGAGTAGCTATCTGGATCAAATTCAAGAAGCCGTTCTATCGATACGAAAAAAAACAAATATGGAAACCCCCGTTGGTATAATCCTTGGAACGGGACTGGGTGGGTTGGCGCTTGATATTCAAAAGGAAACTGAAATTTCGTATACTGACATTCCCCACTTCCCGCTTTCTACCGTTGAGAGCCATGCCGGAAAATTAATTTTTGGCAAACTCGGCGGAAAAAACGTAGTGGCCATGCAGGGACGATTTCATTTCTATGAAGGCTACTCCATGCAGCAAATCACATTTCCCGTTCGAGTAATGAAATTTTTGGGAGTTAAAACGCTTTTAGTTTCCAATGCGTGCGGCGGGATGAATCCCCAATATGTGGCCGGTGATATCATGATCATGGACGACCATATCAATTTGCTTGGCGATAATCCGCTGCGCGGTAAGAACGAAGACAGCCTCGGACCGCGTTTCCCGGATATGAGCGAACCGTATTCAAAAAAACTTAGCGCGATGGCGGAGCAAATTGCGCTTGAAGAAAAAATTAAAGTTCAGCGCGGCGTTTATGTTGCCGTGATGGGGCCCAATCTGGAAACACGTGCGGAATATCGATTTCTGCGGTATATCGGAGCGGATGTGGTCGGCATGTCTACTATTCCTGAAGTTATTGTTGCTAACCACATGGGCATCGCTTGTTTAGGTTTTTCAATTGTCACCGACGAATGTTTTCCCGATTCACTGCAACCGGTCGATATTAAGAAAATTCTCAAAACAGCCGGTGAGACAGAGCCGAAAATGACGGCGATCATGAAAAAAGTTGTAGAGAAGCTTTGA
- the ggt gene encoding gamma-glutamyltransferase: MPYRFYLFALVILNIAVPDISAQQKSVIAKKGAVVSVDEFASKAGVAILQKGGNAVDAAVATAFVLAVTYPQAGNIGGGGFMLIRMKNGESAAIDYREKAPARSHARMFLNSDGSVDTVSSNYGYLVSGIPGTVRGLEAAWKKYGKLPWKELVMPAVMLAENGFKLSPQLAEYLESSRFELSRFDETKRIFFKANGDAYRAGELLIQKDLAGTLRIIAEEGALAFYEGALAEAMVADVSNNGGIWTEDDLKNYQAVIRKPIVGTYRDYEILGMPPPSSAGVVLTEVLNILENFELKQNNPESLHIIIEAMRFGFFDRIRFLGDADFLKLPTDRLISKQYAKDLARTIDKAKAMPSVKMSEDISVIDESMETTHFSVVDMDGNVVSNTYTIEEWFGSGAVVKGLGFLLNNEMHDFNIEPDVSLFKNQKGNSPNLIEPGKRMLSSMAPTIVLKNGKPLLITGSPGGKTIINTVLQVIIGVTDYQLTLREAVDYPRINHNWIPDRVTIEKNRWDAKIVNSLRSRGHNILEVTYLGDAHSIWIDPVTGVIYGEADMRRYGWAEGY, encoded by the coding sequence ATGCCATATCGATTCTACTTATTTGCTTTAGTTATTCTGAATATTGCAGTACCGGATATTTCAGCGCAACAGAAGTCGGTGATCGCAAAAAAGGGCGCGGTGGTTTCTGTAGATGAATTCGCCTCCAAAGCAGGCGTCGCCATTCTCCAAAAAGGCGGCAACGCCGTTGATGCGGCAGTGGCAACGGCTTTTGTATTAGCCGTCACGTATCCGCAGGCCGGTAATATCGGCGGCGGCGGATTTATGCTGATTCGAATGAAAAACGGCGAATCGGCGGCCATTGATTACCGCGAAAAAGCGCCTGCCAGATCCCACGCGCGGATGTTTTTGAATTCAGACGGCTCGGTGGATACGGTTTCGAGCAATTACGGTTATCTCGTGTCCGGCATTCCAGGGACCGTGCGGGGACTGGAAGCCGCATGGAAGAAGTACGGAAAATTGCCTTGGAAAGAATTGGTCATGCCCGCCGTCATGCTTGCAGAAAATGGTTTTAAGTTAAGTCCACAATTGGCCGAATATCTGGAATCCAGCCGGTTTGAGTTATCAAGGTTCGATGAGACAAAACGAATTTTTTTCAAAGCAAATGGCGATGCGTATCGAGCCGGGGAACTTTTGATTCAAAAAGATCTTGCCGGGACACTCCGTATCATTGCAGAGGAAGGAGCGCTTGCGTTTTATGAGGGAGCGCTTGCAGAGGCCATGGTGGCGGATGTGTCGAACAACGGCGGCATATGGACCGAAGACGATCTGAAAAATTATCAGGCGGTGATACGGAAACCGATTGTCGGAACGTATCGCGATTATGAGATTCTCGGTATGCCGCCGCCGTCGTCGGCCGGGGTCGTATTAACGGAGGTGCTCAACATTCTTGAGAATTTTGAACTGAAGCAAAACAATCCTGAATCATTGCATATCATTATTGAAGCCATGCGGTTTGGTTTTTTTGATCGGATCCGATTCTTAGGCGATGCAGACTTTCTAAAATTACCGACGGATAGACTAATCTCAAAACAGTACGCTAAAGATCTTGCAAGAACTATTGATAAAGCCAAGGCTATGCCGAGCGTGAAAATGAGCGAAGATATTTCTGTAATTGACGAATCTATGGAGACAACTCACTTTTCGGTTGTTGATATGGATGGGAATGTGGTCTCCAATACCTATACGATAGAGGAATGGTTTGGTTCAGGAGCTGTGGTGAAAGGGTTGGGTTTTCTGTTGAATAATGAGATGCATGATTTTAATATTGAGCCTGATGTTTCCCTTTTCAAAAATCAAAAAGGAAATAGTCCCAATCTTATCGAGCCGGGCAAGCGTATGTTAAGTTCCATGGCGCCAACTATAGTGCTAAAAAACGGTAAGCCGTTATTGATCACGGGTTCTCCCGGCGGGAAGACTATTATTAATACGGTACTGCAGGTTATAATTGGTGTTACTGATTATCAGTTGACGTTGCGAGAAGCTGTTGATTATCCGCGTATAAATCATAACTGGATACCGGATCGGGTAACAATAGAAAAAAACAGGTGGGATGCAAAAATAGTAAACAGTTTGAGATCAAGAGGACACAATATATTAGAGGTTACTTATTTAGGCGATGCACATTCGATTTGGATCGATCCTGTAACCGGGGTGATCTACGGAGAGGCTGATATGCGCAGATACGGATGGGCAGAGGGGTATTAA